Proteins encoded in a region of the uncultured Paludibaculum sp. genome:
- a CDS encoding alpha/beta fold hydrolase, whose translation MKSLFLLLAAPVLLAQSGQKFAELRNLRLESGQTLAACRVGYRTYGKLNTAGTNAILWPTWFSGKTDQLEGFLGPGKMVDTGKFYVITVDALGNGVSCSPSNTPGTFPAITIKDMVDSEYRLLTEQLGVKSLHAVMGISMGGMQTFQWMVAYPGFVRRAVPIVGSAKLTSADLLLWQAELSAIEAVQKAGGDPRTAMPAVLAMHEFALSTPQHEVNKTPAAGFPALLQTLQENARTGMDPRDWAAQLRAMMAHDVTKPFGGSMEKAGAAVHAKVLAVVALQDHMVNPASALQMAETAGFEVLRLTGDCGHGAPGCESAKMNAAVAEFLARP comes from the coding sequence ATGAAGTCTCTTTTTCTGCTGTTGGCCGCTCCGGTGCTGTTGGCCCAGTCCGGCCAGAAGTTCGCCGAACTCAGGAACTTGCGGCTGGAGAGCGGGCAGACTCTGGCGGCCTGCCGCGTCGGATACCGCACGTACGGGAAGCTCAACACGGCGGGCACCAATGCCATCCTGTGGCCCACGTGGTTTTCCGGCAAGACCGACCAGTTGGAGGGCTTCCTGGGCCCGGGAAAGATGGTGGATACCGGCAAGTTCTACGTCATCACCGTGGACGCGCTGGGCAACGGAGTGAGTTGCTCTCCGTCCAACACGCCGGGCACCTTTCCAGCCATCACCATCAAGGACATGGTGGACTCCGAGTACCGGCTGCTGACTGAGCAACTCGGCGTGAAGAGCCTGCACGCGGTGATGGGTATCTCCATGGGTGGCATGCAGACCTTTCAGTGGATGGTGGCCTATCCCGGGTTCGTTCGCCGGGCAGTGCCCATTGTCGGTTCAGCCAAGCTGACTTCGGCCGATCTGCTTCTCTGGCAGGCGGAACTTTCGGCCATCGAAGCAGTGCAGAAAGCAGGCGGAGATCCTCGGACGGCCATGCCCGCCGTGCTGGCGATGCACGAGTTCGCCTTGAGTACACCGCAGCATGAGGTGAACAAAACTCCCGCGGCCGGTTTTCCGGCGCTGCTGCAAACTCTGCAGGAGAATGCCCGCACCGGCATGGATCCGCGGGATTGGGCCGCGCAGTTGCGCGCCATGATGGCCCACGACGTCACGAAGCCATTTGGGGGTTCGATGGAGAAGGCGGGAGCGGCGGTACACGCCAAGGTACTGGCTGTGGTGGCGCTGCAGGATCACATGGTGAATCCTGCGTCGGCGCTCCAGATGGCGGAGACTGCCGGTTTCGAGGTCCTGCGTTTGACCGGCGACTGCGGACACGGTGCGCCCGGCTGCGAGTCCGCCAAAATGAACGCGGCCGTGGCGGAATTTCTGGCGCGGCCGTAG
- a CDS encoding MarC family protein gives MPIQFSAPDVAKAAVFIAATLFPIVNPLGGAPIFLTLTGNHPHKVQHRLARKVAMNSFALLMASLFIGAHVLAFFGISLSAVQVGGGIVVAAAGWALLNQPDRPNKDQQSVTDVDLLTRSFYPFTLPLTVGPGSISVAITLGANLPKRLDTPSLFSLEALVASIFGAGAICILIWLCYASAERMSRALGPTGMSVVMRLSSFILFCIGVQIAWNGLQGLAVPLLRNAGH, from the coding sequence ATGCCCATTCAGTTTTCCGCCCCCGATGTCGCCAAGGCCGCGGTGTTTATCGCCGCGACCTTGTTCCCCATCGTGAATCCACTGGGCGGCGCGCCGATCTTTCTCACTCTCACCGGCAACCATCCGCATAAGGTGCAGCACCGCCTGGCGCGCAAGGTTGCGATGAACAGCTTCGCCCTCCTCATGGCCTCGCTCTTCATCGGGGCTCATGTGCTGGCCTTCTTCGGTATCTCCCTGTCGGCCGTCCAGGTGGGTGGAGGCATCGTCGTGGCCGCCGCCGGGTGGGCGTTGCTCAACCAACCCGACCGCCCCAACAAAGACCAGCAGAGCGTGACGGACGTCGACCTGCTGACACGTTCGTTCTACCCGTTCACCCTGCCGCTGACAGTGGGGCCGGGCTCCATCTCGGTCGCCATCACGCTGGGCGCCAACCTGCCCAAACGCCTGGACACGCCATCGCTCTTTTCGCTGGAGGCATTGGTGGCCTCGATCTTCGGCGCCGGCGCGATCTGCATTCTCATCTGGCTCTGCTACGCCTCAGCCGAGCGCATGAGCCGGGCCCTGGGTCCAACGGGCATGAGTGTCGTCATGCGCCTGTCGAGCTTCATCCTCTTCTGCATCGGCGTGCAGATCGCCTGGAACGGATTGCAGGGGCTCGCCGTTCCGCTACTCAGAAACGCCGGACACTGA